GTTCCATCCATTGTGGGAAAATCCGCTGGAATGGCTCCTGCCTCATAAAGATCTGCCAGAAGCTGTAGTCCCTCCTTAACCTCTGTTTTTTTACCGTCCCAGACAGCATTCCCGTTTTCATCTTCCGAATAGAACAGCATACCGTCATACCATGTACAGGGCTGCACACCGTAACCGGCAAAGAATCCGTACAGTCCACCCCAGTCGACAATCAGGTTTGTTTTACCCATTACTGCCAGACCGTAGGTATCATCTTTCCCGTTCTGATCGGGATCATCTTTGGCAAATGCTATGGCGATTTCTTTAAAATCATCCATGGTTTCGGGAAGATCCATTCCCAGAGTATCCAACCAGTCCTTTCTGACAAACAGGGGAAAGCTGTTGTTGATGAGTCCAGACACATTCGCTGGCAGCATTTTGGTTTTCCCATCAAAAGTGACACTTCTGAGAGCTTCCGCCCCCACACCTTCGGTAAGGTATTCTTTTACCATAGGAGATAGGAACTCGAAATAATCATCTACATCAATGACCATATCTCCCCGGACAAGAGAAGTTAACTGCTGCCCGGCATTTACAAACATCACATCCGGAATATCACCGGAAGCAATTGCCATATTGACCTTGGCATCATATTGACTGGCATCAGCCGACCAGGCTACTTCTACATTGATTCCGTACTTTTCGTACTCTTTGAACCATAAGCCTTCTTCAGTGGGGACTTGATCTGCACCGAAAGTTCTCATACCCACCGTTATGGTTACAGGCTCTTCGTATACTCCAAAGGGATCAACATCCACCTCCATAGATGATGACACTTTTTCAGATTCCTTCTGCCCGGCTGCATTCAACTGAAAAAAACAAACGAAGAATGCAGTTATAATTAACAACAGTTTCTTTTTCATATTCACATTTCCTCCTGTATGATGTGATAAATAGTTAATTAATTATCTCATTGCTTATATTTCCGGACAACAAGCATCATTTTACATTCATTACCTATTTTTTACATTTATCTTATTCTTCTCTATATTCCCTGGGGGTTTTCCCGCAGTATTTTCTGAAAACCCGCGTGAATGAAGGGGCGGAGTTATATCCGACTTCCATTGCTATATCATTTATTTTCATACCGCTCCTATTTAGAAGGTCCTGTGCTTTATCCATACGAATTTTCAAAATATAATCCGACAGATTGGCGTTTGTCACACTTTTGAACAGCCGGGATAAATAGGTGGGATTGAGGCTGACCCTGTCGGATAACACAATAAGAGACAGATCCTTTTCCAGGTTTTCATAAATATATTTCTGTACTTCGGATATGGCATTATGAGACCATAAATCCTCATCATTAAAGTGAATTTCAAAAATATATTTACTGAGATTTACCAGATATTCCACTGCTTCATCACGGGAACTGTGTTCATACGCCCGGGTCAG
This sequence is a window from Oceanispirochaeta sp. M1. Protein-coding genes within it:
- a CDS encoding extracellular solute-binding protein; amino-acid sequence: MKKKLLLIITAFFVCFFQLNAAGQKESEKVSSSMEVDVDPFGVYEEPVTITVGMRTFGADQVPTEEGLWFKEYEKYGINVEVAWSADASQYDAKVNMAIASGDIPDVMFVNAGQQLTSLVRGDMVIDVDDYFEFLSPMVKEYLTEGVGAEALRSVTFDGKTKMLPANVSGLINNSFPLFVRKDWLDTLGMDLPETMDDFKEIAIAFAKDDPDQNGKDDTYGLAVMGKTNLIVDWGGLYGFFAGYGVQPCTWYDGMLFYSEDENGNAVWDGKKTEVKEGLQLLADLYEAGAIPADFPTMDGTRVTEDLTAGIAGMVFGVRGLPIWAFPNAFKTNENAEWYCVNMPVAEAGASPTLFAYQPVNVGYVISKECENPEAAIKMANITSMLKDPFSPDVDPAFTVDRSVTGDVVIEIINPLQEQMENELFFEAISNNDKSLCPPNLVERYDFVNDFINNKTPENWRWWNAFYPAPGHAWYHTFVVNTPEIIKKNVWWKLPSAKMNSKLPIYKKMAEETMTKIIMGIEPASEWDVMVANWEKLGGAEMTTEVQASLK